A genomic window from Triticum urartu cultivar G1812 chromosome 7, Tu2.1, whole genome shotgun sequence includes:
- the LOC125520601 gene encoding protein RMD5 homolog isoform X2, translating to MVPLNQLEGCQKELNVALSKYLKVLEKSFTTDISKAYRNVDFEASTVNNIIANHFYRQGLFDLGDSFVHECGESDETYLKLPFQEMYGILEAMKVRNLEPALTWAAKNHDQLLQNSSMLELKLHSLQFVEILTKGSRDVALQYARTHLVPFASLHKAEIQKLMACLIWADRLEQSPYAEFVSSTHWEKLAEELIHQFCSLLGQSSNSPLSVAISAGFQGLPTLLKLTTVMAAKKQEWQTMKQLPVPIDIGPEFQYHSVFVCPVLREQSSDENPPMLMPCGHAVSKQSIMKLSKSSSRPFKCPYCPSEAVASQCKQLHF from the coding sequence ATGGTGCCATTGAACCAACTCGAAGGCTGTCAAAAGGAATTGAATGTTGCACTGAGCAAATATCTCAAGGTTCTCGAGAAGTCTTTTACTACAGATATATCAAAGGCATATAGAAATGTGGATTTTGAGGCCAGCACAGTAAACAACATAATAGCGAATCATTTCTATCGCCAGGGCCTCTTTGATCTTGGAGACTCCTTTGTCCATGAGTGCGGTGAATCAGATGAGACTTACCTGAAATTGCCATTTCAGGAGATGTATGGAATACTTGAAGCGATGAAAGTAAGAAACCTTGAGCCTGCGCTCACTTGGGCTGCCAAGAACCATGACCAGCTGTTGCAGAATAGCTCAATGCTCGAGTTGAAGCTGCATTCTCTTCAGTTTGTTGAGATACTCACCAAAGGAAGCAGAGATGTTGCTTTACAATATGCGAGGACTCACTTGGTGCCCTTTGCCTCCTTGCACAAGGCAGAGATCCAGAAGCTAATGGCTTGCCTGATCTGGGCTGACCGGCTTGAACAGTCCCCATATGCCGAGTTTGTCTCATCGACGCATTGGGAGAAGCTAGCCGAGGAGCTAATCCATCAGTTCTGCAGCCTCTTAGGTCAGTCTAGCAATAGCCCACTGAGCGTAGCTATATCAGCTGGTTTTCAAGGGCTGCCAACCTTGTTGAAGCTAACCACGGTaatggctgccaagaagcagGAGTGGCAGACCATGAAACAGCTTCCAGTCCCCATAGACATCGGACCAGAGTTCCAGTACCACTCAGTCTTCGTATGCCCGGTGCTCAGGGAGCAGTCGAGCGACGAGAACCCTCCGATGCTGATGCCCTGTGGACACGCCGTATCAAAGCAGTCGATCATGAAGCTGTCAAAGAGCAGCTCCAGACCTTTCAAGTGCCCTTACTGCCCCTCGGAGGCGGTAGCTTCGCAGTGCAAGCAGCTTCATTTCTAG